From one Tsukamurella tyrosinosolvens genomic stretch:
- a CDS encoding aldo/keto reductase family oxidoreductase: MTAPTPPGGTFDLGGDLTVTRFGYGAMQLAGPHVFGPPADREAAIEVLHDVIDLGITHIDTSDYYGPFVTNEIIREALHPYPESLHIVTKVGARRDDTGGWPPALEPDDLRRAVDENLERLGLDVIDVVNLRVGDFDTPSAGSIAEPFTVLAELQQQGLIRHLGVSTVTAEQVAEAQSIAPVACVQNFYNIAHRVDDELVDSLAAQGIAYVPYFPLGGFSPLQSDALNAVAARLGATPMSVALAWLLQRSPNILLIPGTSSIAHLRENVAGAALELPEDALAELDAIGAR; encoded by the coding sequence ATGACTGCACCCACCCCGCCCGGCGGCACCTTCGACCTCGGCGGCGACCTCACCGTCACCCGGTTCGGTTACGGGGCCATGCAACTCGCGGGGCCGCACGTCTTCGGACCGCCCGCCGACCGCGAGGCCGCGATCGAGGTGCTGCACGACGTGATCGACCTCGGCATCACGCACATCGACACCAGCGACTACTACGGCCCGTTCGTCACCAACGAGATCATCCGTGAGGCGCTGCACCCGTACCCGGAGTCCCTGCACATCGTCACCAAGGTCGGCGCCCGGCGCGACGACACCGGCGGCTGGCCTCCCGCCCTCGAGCCCGACGACCTGCGCCGCGCCGTCGACGAGAACCTCGAGCGCCTGGGCCTCGACGTGATCGACGTGGTGAACCTGCGCGTCGGCGATTTCGACACCCCCAGCGCCGGCTCGATCGCCGAGCCCTTCACCGTGCTCGCCGAGCTGCAGCAGCAGGGCCTGATCCGCCACCTCGGCGTGAGCACCGTGACGGCCGAGCAGGTGGCCGAGGCGCAGTCGATCGCGCCGGTGGCGTGCGTGCAGAACTTCTACAACATCGCCCATCGCGTCGACGACGAGCTGGTGGATTCCCTGGCGGCGCAGGGCATCGCGTACGTGCCCTACTTCCCGCTCGGTGGGTTCAGCCCGCTCCAGTCGGACGCGCTGAACGCGGTCGCGGCCCGGCTCGGCGCCACCCCGATGTCGGTCGCCCTCGCGTGGTTGCTGCAGCGTTCGCCGAACATCCTCCTGATTCCCGGCACCTCGTCGATCGCGCACCTGCGCGAGAACGTCGCCGGCGCCGCGCTGGAGCTCCCGGAGGACGCGCTCGCCGAGCTGGACGCGATCGGCGCCCGCTGA
- a CDS encoding glutamate racemase: MRVAVIDSGFGMVNYADALSRVRPDTELVLARDPDNMPYGLLEPARISECVVAMAGAAARYGVDAIIVACNTGSMYALEAARARFEPAVPVVGVVPAIRPAGSTGRPFAVWATAAATVSDYQTSLIDAFADPALAHRIPCYGLAEAIDSGDPERVAVAIDAAAAATPADIESVVLGCTHYGLVREPIVAALQERTGREVAVFDSPEPVARQTLRRLGVEPGGPSELGAVVAVLESGRPGALPASLAAYPAGRLLLERCGRSAKTR, from the coding sequence ATGCGCGTGGCGGTGATCGACTCCGGTTTCGGGATGGTCAACTACGCCGACGCCCTCTCCCGCGTGCGGCCGGACACCGAGCTGGTGCTGGCCCGCGACCCGGACAACATGCCCTACGGTCTGCTGGAACCCGCCCGGATCTCGGAGTGCGTGGTCGCCATGGCCGGCGCCGCTGCCCGGTACGGCGTCGACGCGATCATCGTCGCCTGCAACACCGGCTCCATGTACGCGTTGGAGGCGGCGCGCGCCCGCTTCGAGCCCGCGGTCCCCGTGGTCGGGGTGGTGCCCGCCATCCGCCCCGCGGGGTCGACGGGGCGGCCCTTCGCCGTCTGGGCGACCGCCGCGGCCACGGTGAGCGACTACCAGACCTCGCTCATCGACGCCTTCGCCGACCCGGCCCTCGCGCACCGCATCCCCTGCTACGGCCTGGCCGAGGCGATCGACTCCGGCGACCCCGAGCGCGTCGCGGTGGCGATCGACGCCGCGGCCGCCGCGACCCCCGCCGACATCGAGTCGGTGGTGTTGGGCTGCACCCACTACGGGCTGGTCAGGGAGCCGATCGTGGCCGCGCTGCAGGAGCGGACGGGGCGCGAGGTCGCCGTCTTCGACTCGCCGGAACCCGTCGCACGGCAGACGCTGCGCCGGCTCGGAGTGGAGCCCGGCGGACCGTCGGAGCTGGGCGCCGTGGTGGCCGTGCTCGAGTCCGGGAGGCCCGGCGCGCTGCCCGCGTCGCTGGCGGCGTATCCCGCCGGGCGGCTGTTGCTGGAGCGATGCGGTCGCAGCGCGAAAACGCGGTGA
- a CDS encoding sensor histidine kinase codes for MIAGLRTRILAIIVIVTCLTAGVTGVAVAMVVRDWVYQDAQEAVLTTFRHDMETFERQGMPTPGSGGASPGGRSSIGEFLPGDYTVEVDGVTVRQGSAPPQDFPGAMRRELERVPSLYRFQRLPDGKVLVAHSVPRPAIFNAESVVVYGVQPLEDVGPRLSRLTLLVVVAVAGSALLGILVALIVARTVTRPLSRIQSVAARVTDGDTEARLPATNVTELRDLTDTFNSMLDRQNQSIDVLRHQDARSRRFVGDVSHELRSPLAALVPAAEVLREEAATLPADADLRRASELVASEVDTLAGLVDDLLEMTRLDAGAAEVRRTPFELVGALRDALSARGWHSVQVDGAPLTVESDRRRVVAVVTNLVGNAVRHGAPPVTVTVASGPQGSVVEVRDHGPGVPPGDEERVFGRFAKAQEARSRGAGGGAGLGLAIARDNARLLGGDVDYRREGATTVFRLRLAR; via the coding sequence GTGATCGCGGGCCTGCGCACCCGGATCCTCGCGATCATCGTGATCGTGACCTGCTTGACCGCGGGCGTCACCGGCGTCGCCGTCGCGATGGTGGTGCGGGACTGGGTGTATCAGGACGCGCAGGAGGCCGTGCTCACCACGTTCCGGCACGACATGGAGACCTTCGAGCGCCAGGGGATGCCGACGCCGGGCAGCGGCGGGGCCTCGCCGGGAGGCCGATCGAGCATCGGGGAGTTCCTCCCGGGCGATTACACCGTGGAGGTCGACGGGGTGACCGTCCGCCAGGGGTCCGCACCCCCGCAGGATTTCCCCGGGGCGATGCGGCGCGAGCTCGAGCGGGTGCCGTCGCTGTACCGCTTCCAGCGGTTGCCGGACGGGAAGGTGCTCGTCGCGCACAGCGTTCCTCGGCCGGCGATCTTCAACGCGGAGAGCGTCGTGGTCTACGGTGTGCAGCCGCTCGAGGACGTCGGGCCCCGGTTGAGCCGGCTCACGTTGCTGGTCGTCGTCGCCGTGGCCGGGAGCGCTCTGCTCGGCATCCTCGTCGCGCTGATCGTGGCGCGCACGGTGACCAGGCCGCTCAGCCGGATCCAGTCCGTCGCCGCGCGGGTCACGGACGGCGACACCGAGGCCCGCCTGCCCGCGACGAACGTCACCGAGCTGCGCGATCTCACCGACACCTTCAACTCCATGCTCGACCGGCAGAACCAGTCGATCGACGTGCTGCGCCACCAGGACGCGCGGTCGCGGCGGTTCGTCGGCGACGTCTCGCACGAGTTGCGCAGCCCGCTCGCCGCGCTGGTCCCCGCCGCGGAGGTGCTGCGCGAGGAGGCCGCGACGCTCCCGGCCGACGCCGACCTCCGGCGCGCCTCCGAGCTGGTCGCCTCCGAGGTCGACACCCTCGCCGGTCTCGTCGACGACCTGCTGGAGATGACCCGCCTCGACGCCGGCGCCGCCGAGGTGCGGCGCACGCCGTTCGAGCTGGTCGGGGCCCTGCGCGACGCGCTCTCCGCCCGCGGCTGGCACTCCGTCCAGGTCGACGGTGCGCCCCTCACCGTCGAATCCGATCGGCGCCGGGTGGTCGCGGTGGTGACCAACCTCGTCGGCAACGCCGTCCGGCACGGTGCCCCGCCCGTGACGGTGACCGTGGCCTCCGGGCCGCAGGGGAGCGTGGTCGAGGTGCGCGATCACGGGCCGGGGGTGCCGCCCGGCGACGAGGAGCGGGTGTTCGGCCGGTTCGCCAAGGCCCAGGAGGCCCGCTCGCGCGGCGCCGGCGGGGGCGCGGGCCTCGGGCTCGCGATCGCCCGGGACAACGCGCGGCTGCTGGGCGGCGACGTCGACTACCGGCGCGAGGGCGCGACCACCGTCTTCCGGTTGCGGCTCGCCCGGTAA
- a CDS encoding GbsR/MarR family transcriptional regulator, with product MDAPDFVENMAAAFVDAGMQRMASRVFAAVLTSPEAALTPSQIAERLQVSAGAVSGAVRYLEQTSMIRRTHVPGSRHSLITLGDDIWYEAFAARNPILERWRDVAIEGIEELPTGGPAAERLSVMRDFFEFMIDELPEMMERWRRVREAKHGH from the coding sequence ATGGACGCGCCGGACTTCGTGGAGAACATGGCAGCCGCGTTCGTGGATGCGGGTATGCAGCGCATGGCATCCCGCGTCTTCGCCGCGGTGCTGACGTCGCCGGAAGCGGCGCTCACGCCCTCGCAGATCGCCGAGCGGTTGCAGGTGTCCGCCGGAGCCGTGTCGGGTGCCGTGCGGTACCTCGAGCAGACGAGCATGATCCGCCGCACGCACGTCCCGGGGTCGCGGCACAGCCTGATCACCCTCGGCGACGACATCTGGTACGAGGCCTTCGCCGCCCGCAACCCGATCCTGGAGCGGTGGCGCGATGTCGCGATCGAGGGGATCGAGGAGCTGCCCACGGGCGGCCCGGCCGCGGAGCGGCTCTCGGTGATGCGCGACTTCTTCGAGTTCATGATCGACGAGCTCCCCGAGATGATGGAGCGCTGGCGGCGGGTTCGCGAGGCCAAGCACGGGCACTGA
- a CDS encoding ABC transporter ATP-binding protein has translation MTTEVIRVEGLTKTFGSAHALTGLDLHVTPGEVHAFLGPNGAGKSTTIRVLLGLLKKTSGTVELLGGDPWSQAPELHRRLAYVPGDVTLWPNLSGGEIIDLMGRLRGGLDEARRAELIERFALDPAKKARTYSKGNRQKVALVAAFAARAELMILDEPTSGLDPLMEEVFTQCLAEAKAAGTSILLSSHILSEVDRVADTVTIIKDGASVETGSLASLRHLSRTRVEATLARPVDLANTAGVHDLQADGDRVSFSVESADLGRLLGELAAAGPTSLTSRPPTLEELFLRHYDTAGAVR, from the coding sequence ATGACAACTGAAGTCATCCGCGTCGAGGGCCTCACCAAGACCTTCGGCAGCGCACACGCACTCACCGGGCTCGACCTCCACGTGACACCGGGAGAGGTCCACGCCTTCCTCGGCCCCAACGGGGCGGGCAAGTCCACCACCATCCGCGTCCTCCTCGGCCTGCTGAAGAAGACCTCGGGCACCGTCGAACTGCTCGGCGGCGACCCGTGGTCGCAGGCCCCCGAGCTGCACCGCCGCCTCGCCTACGTGCCGGGTGACGTGACCCTGTGGCCCAACCTCTCCGGCGGCGAGATCATCGACCTCATGGGGCGCCTGCGCGGCGGCCTCGACGAGGCGCGCCGGGCCGAGCTGATCGAACGCTTCGCCCTCGACCCCGCGAAGAAGGCCCGCACCTACAGCAAGGGCAACCGGCAGAAGGTCGCGCTGGTCGCCGCCTTCGCCGCCCGCGCCGAGCTCATGATCCTCGACGAGCCCACCTCCGGCCTCGACCCGCTCATGGAGGAGGTCTTCACACAGTGCCTCGCCGAGGCGAAGGCCGCCGGCACGTCCATCCTGCTGTCCAGCCACATCCTGTCCGAGGTGGACCGGGTGGCGGACACCGTCACCATCATCAAGGACGGTGCGTCGGTCGAGACCGGTTCGCTGGCCTCGCTCCGCCACCTGTCGCGCACCCGGGTCGAGGCGACGCTGGCGCGCCCCGTCGACCTGGCGAACACCGCGGGCGTGCACGACCTGCAGGCCGACGGTGACCGTGTCTCGTTCAGCGTGGAGTCCGCCGACCTCGGCCGCCTCCTCGGCGAGCTCGCGGCCGCCGGTCCCACGTCGCTGACCAGCCGCCCGCCGACGCTGGAGGAGCTCTTCCTGCGGCACTACGACACCGCCGGGGCCGTGCGATGA
- a CDS encoding ABC transporter permease: MTGLGATLRLVVRRDRIQLVVWLLLYVAMAASAYSTAKTTYADQSALDSAARAASENPSLVAMFGPVYSATTGAVGMIKMVVMMAAALGLLTGLLVIRHTRADEESGRREMLGASAIDRTAPPLAALIESTALSLAIGVLSALTLVGMGADTQGSIMFGALWAFTGIVFAAFALLCAQLTEGARAARGLFAVGLGGAYLLRAVGDVSVIRTDGTLPAEPGWESWLSPLGWAQQIRPFADDRPWPILLLLAASVLLTAAALRLAAQRDLGAGLIPVGRGRARGSALLGSVEALTWRLHRGQLIGWSIGMLAVGLAFGGMGSAIDSLAGNAGTREMLERLGGSGSSLLDVFFGAEFSIMGMAVAALGISIVNTACSEETSGRAEYLLSAPVARLRWYASHLTAAVIATTVVSLALGVGVSLTAGRELIVPALAALPAVWVITAIAALAGAISARWSSVGWIVLALCVTTMIADVLKLPDWVAKVSPFKHVATQPGAAVLTGATITLVVIAAAGLIAAAFSESRRDLAA, from the coding sequence ATGACCGGCTTGGGCGCCACCCTGCGGCTGGTGGTGCGGCGCGACCGCATCCAGCTGGTGGTGTGGCTCCTGCTCTACGTGGCGATGGCCGCGTCGGCCTATTCGACGGCGAAGACCACCTACGCCGACCAGTCCGCCCTCGACTCCGCCGCGCGGGCCGCGAGCGAGAACCCTTCGCTCGTCGCGATGTTCGGGCCCGTGTACTCCGCCACCACCGGCGCGGTCGGCATGATCAAGATGGTCGTGATGATGGCGGCCGCGCTCGGGCTGCTCACGGGCCTGCTGGTGATCCGCCACACCCGCGCCGACGAGGAGTCCGGGCGGCGGGAGATGCTGGGCGCCTCCGCGATCGACCGCACCGCTCCCCCGCTCGCGGCACTCATCGAGAGCACCGCGCTGAGCCTGGCGATCGGCGTGCTGAGCGCCCTGACGCTCGTCGGCATGGGCGCGGACACGCAGGGCAGCATCATGTTCGGCGCACTCTGGGCGTTCACCGGCATCGTCTTCGCCGCGTTCGCTCTCCTCTGCGCGCAGCTCACGGAGGGTGCGCGCGCGGCGCGCGGCCTGTTCGCCGTGGGCCTCGGGGGCGCCTACCTGCTCCGGGCCGTCGGCGACGTCTCCGTCATCCGCACCGACGGGACGCTGCCCGCCGAGCCCGGCTGGGAGTCGTGGCTCTCGCCCCTCGGCTGGGCGCAGCAGATCCGCCCGTTCGCCGACGACCGGCCCTGGCCGATCCTGCTGCTGCTCGCGGCGTCGGTGCTGCTCACCGCGGCGGCGCTCCGACTCGCCGCGCAGCGCGACCTGGGCGCGGGCCTCATCCCCGTCGGTCGGGGCCGCGCACGCGGCAGCGCCCTGCTCGGTTCGGTGGAGGCGCTCACGTGGCGGCTGCACCGCGGCCAGCTCATCGGCTGGAGCATCGGCATGCTGGCCGTCGGCCTCGCCTTCGGCGGCATGGGCAGCGCGATCGACTCGCTCGCGGGCAACGCCGGCACGCGCGAGATGCTCGAGCGCCTCGGCGGATCCGGCTCCAGCCTGCTGGACGTCTTCTTCGGTGCCGAGTTCTCCATCATGGGCATGGCGGTCGCGGCGCTGGGCATCTCCATCGTCAACACGGCCTGCTCCGAGGAGACCTCGGGCCGCGCGGAGTACCTCCTGTCGGCGCCGGTGGCGCGGCTGCGCTGGTACGCGTCGCACCTGACCGCTGCGGTGATCGCGACGACGGTGGTCAGTCTCGCGCTCGGCGTGGGCGTCTCGCTCACCGCCGGCCGCGAGCTGATCGTCCCCGCGCTGGCCGCGCTGCCGGCGGTGTGGGTGATCACGGCGATCGCCGCCCTCGCGGGCGCGATCTCGGCGCGGTGGTCGTCCGTGGGCTGGATCGTGCTCGCGCTGTGCGTGACCACGATGATCGCCGACGTGCTCAAGCTCCCCGATTGGGTCGCGAAGGTCTCGCCATTCAAGCACGTCGCGACGCAACCCGGCGCCGCCGTGCTCACCGGGGCCACGATCACGCTGGTCGTGATCGCCGCTGCGGGTCTGATCGCGGCCGCCTTCTCCGAGTCCCGCCGGGACCTGGCCGCGTAG
- a CDS encoding ABC transporter permease: MTGSDPGELLTVGPGLAVALVALALTGAAVAWLGRTGYGPAILGSTVRATVQLAVLGMVLSLIVRSLWFTAAFVLLMGVTAGWTAARRIVARRPRWSELAATTAAVAGPAAVLTAALMATGVLPARGIAVIPVAGSAIGAAMAGAGLAGKRALEELNARRGELEAGLALGLDPLFVRLELARSAAATALIPALDQTRTVGLVTIPGAFVGMVLGGASPLAAAVMQLYVLIAILCVTPIAVVAVTWLVADGRYETGPRNY; this comes from the coding sequence ATGACCGGAAGTGATCCGGGCGAGCTGCTCACGGTGGGCCCGGGGCTCGCCGTCGCCCTCGTCGCCCTCGCCCTCACGGGCGCGGCCGTGGCGTGGCTCGGGCGCACCGGATACGGACCGGCGATCCTCGGTTCGACGGTCCGCGCGACGGTGCAGCTCGCGGTGCTCGGGATGGTGCTCAGCCTGATCGTGCGGAGCCTGTGGTTCACCGCGGCGTTCGTGCTGCTCATGGGCGTCACGGCGGGGTGGACGGCGGCGCGCCGCATCGTCGCGCGACGGCCGCGGTGGTCGGAACTGGCGGCGACGACCGCGGCGGTGGCCGGCCCGGCCGCGGTCCTGACGGCGGCGCTCATGGCGACCGGGGTGCTGCCGGCGCGGGGAATCGCGGTGATTCCCGTGGCGGGCAGCGCGATCGGTGCGGCGATGGCCGGCGCGGGGCTCGCCGGGAAGCGCGCCCTGGAGGAGCTGAACGCGCGACGGGGCGAGCTGGAGGCCGGCCTGGCGCTGGGCCTCGATCCGCTGTTCGTGCGGCTGGAGCTGGCGCGCAGCGCGGCCGCGACGGCGCTGATCCCCGCGCTGGACCAGACGCGGACCGTCGGGCTGGTCACGATCCCCGGCGCGTTCGTGGGCATGGTGCTGGGTGGCGCCTCGCCCCTCGCCGCGGCGGTGATGCAGCTGTACGTCCTGATCGCGATCCTGTGCGTGACGCCGATCGCCGTCGTCGCCGTGACGTGGCTGGTCGCCGACGGCCGCTACGAGACCGGGCCGCGCAACTACTGA
- a CDS encoding LapA family protein, whose protein sequence is MTNEPQQDLSTPHDPTPDDVAATDSAPEAGTGPGDTVPPESSPDNADRIPPITVEWVAQPGDLRRASLSVLRQRRFWVRSLVIGLVVGVIVAAVCIATGSGWPLGLLIGGCFFLGLSLEILLICLFAAWRQNRKVLRAGTRWAAGSDATRIRIDNRINTIIIARSDIEGFRRVGSLFVLQLPEGEVLAIPAALLESTLTDPAFARLID, encoded by the coding sequence GTGACGAACGAGCCGCAACAGGACCTCTCGACGCCGCACGATCCAACGCCGGACGACGTCGCGGCGACGGATTCTGCTCCAGAGGCGGGCACAGGCCCCGGGGACACCGTGCCGCCTGAGTCCTCGCCGGACAACGCCGACCGGATCCCTCCGATCACGGTCGAGTGGGTGGCCCAGCCCGGGGACCTCCGCCGCGCGAGCTTGTCCGTACTGCGACAGCGGCGCTTCTGGGTGCGGTCGCTGGTGATCGGGCTCGTGGTGGGAGTGATCGTCGCAGCGGTCTGCATCGCCACGGGCAGCGGCTGGCCCCTGGGGCTGCTGATCGGCGGGTGCTTCTTCCTCGGCCTGAGTCTCGAAATTCTCCTGATCTGCCTGTTCGCCGCGTGGCGCCAGAACCGAAAGGTCCTGCGGGCCGGCACACGCTGGGCGGCCGGGAGCGATGCGACCCGTATCCGCATCGACAACCGGATCAACACGATCATCATCGCGCGAAGCGACATCGAAGGCTTCCGCCGCGTCGGCAGTCTCTTCGTCCTCCAACTTCCCGAGGGTGAAGTCCTTGCGATCCCGGCCGCGCTTCTGGAGTCGACTCTGACCGATCCGGCCTTCGCCCGTCTCATCGACTGA